Proteins from a single region of Argiope bruennichi chromosome 6, qqArgBrue1.1, whole genome shotgun sequence:
- the LOC129972137 gene encoding zinc transporter ZIP10-like, with protein sequence MHLHFTMCFSSSIICLLVVTCHGSINVYDSGLSYREDDDGSRFHDTSHISNKNFTTSNVTSSDVRLLRNSHQNDTNTDLSSHLQQKTVHKLKEPTIISKKSTLNAIRERRSLNGDFVLPFPIRNSHAGHDHSMQQAPSVMTNGHSHFHPHNTSTDEDHHSSVHSEHHGAALHPTDVIHKDDDLQGLSEDKVSHVNKKESHDGNHKLSSKKQAASESAVDATHQAHSRPCEDRHEGDEEGEDHEHDHDHEPSANYHQHYPLNDRHISGKVWLYASIAVVLISLCGLISVAVIPIMQKWFYHTLLQFLVGLAVGSLSGDGLLHLMPHAILDGEDTYDHVKGESHPHHHSDDSSAMEMKAIWKGLAALCGIFLFFIAERLLGALATYRRQKNEAKLTRHPKNMIQVRGEEGAGNGSVGEKLAQPKKNSYDHIREKDEKETIQMLQSEASPSKKGSNQSIHEIGFHGRSSFSIEPEVTVAYRPDSDSSVIVSEHHGHGHAHSHDIPQSVSAVAWMVIMGDGLHNFCDGLAIGAAFASGDADGISTTVAVFCHELPHELGDFAMLLKTGMKVKEALFYNGLSSVLCFIGMLIGVSLGNVHSATNWVFAGTAGMFLYIALVDMLPELTSPSVSPGTASMTTLLVQVIGICIGISIMLLIALYEHELHSIVS encoded by the exons atgtTAGATTGCTGAGAAATTCTCATCAGAATGATACTAATACAGATCTCAGTTCACATTTACAACAAAAAACTGTTCACAAGCTTAAGGAACCAACGATAATCTCAAAGAAAAGTACTTTAAATGCCATTCGTGAACGAAGAAGTCTTAATGGCGATTTTGTGCTTCCATTTCCTATAC GAAACAGTCATGCTGGTCACGATCATTCGATGCAGCAAGCCCCATCTGTAATGACGAATGGTCATTCTCATTTCCATCCTCATAACACCAGTACAGATGAAGATCACCATTCCTCAGTTCATTCTGAACATCATGGTGCTGCACTACACCCCACTGATGTCATTCACAAAGATGATGACTTGCAGGGTCTCTCTGAAGACAAAGTATCTCATGTTAATAAGAAGGAATCTCACGACGGGAATCACAAACTGTCAAGTAAAAAACAAGCTGCCTCAGAATCTGCTGTGGATGCTACACATCAAGCCCATTCTAGACCTTGTGAAGACAGACATGAAGGTGATGAGGAGGGGGAGGATCATGAGCATGATCATGATCATGAACCATCAGCTAATTATCATCAACATTATCCATTAAATGATCGACACATATCAGGGAaag tgtgGCTCTATGCATCTATAGCTGTTGTATTAATCAGTTTATGCGGGTTGATTAGTGTTGCTGTGATTCCAATCATGCAAAAATGGTTTTACCATACTTTACTTCAGTTCCTAGTTGGACTTGCTGTAGGCAGTCTGTCTGGTGATGGCCTTCTTCATTTGATGCCCCAT GCAATATTAGATGGAGAGGATACCTATGATCATGTTAAAGGAGAAAGTCATCCACATCATCATAGTGATGATTCATCTGCAATGGAGATGAAAGCTATTTGGAAAGGACTGGCAGCACTTTGTGGTATTTTCCTGTTTTTTATTGCTGAGCGTTTATTAGGAGCTCTGGCTACTTACAGGAGACAGAAAAATGAAGCCAAA CTGACCAGGCATCCAAAAAATATGATTCAAGTCCGTGGAGAAGAGGGTGCTGGTAATGGAAGTGTAGGAGAAAAACTGGCTCAgccaaagaaaaattcttatgatCATATTAGAGAAAAAGATGAAAAGGAAACCATACAAA TGCTGCAGTCTGAAGCATCTCCATCAAAGAAGGGTTCCAACCAATCCATTCACGAAATTGGATTCCATGGAAGATCTAGCTTTAGTATCGAACCTGAAGTGACAGTAGCCTATCGCCCCGATTCTGATAGCTCTGTTATTGTTTCGGAACATCATGGCCATGGTCATGCCCACAGTCATGACATACCCCAGTCTGTGTCTGCTGTAGCCTGGATGGTTATTATGGGAGATGGATTGCACAATTTCTGCGATGGATTAGCAATAG gTGCTGCATTTGCATCAGGTGATGCAGACGGAATTAGTACTACTGTAGCAGTGTTTTGTCACGAATTACCTCACGAGCtag GCGATTTTGCAATGTTACTTAAAACAGGAATGAAAGTGAAGGAAGCTTTGTTTTATAATGGCTTGTCTTCTGTTCTGTGTTTCATTGGAATGCTTATTGGAGTATCACTGGGAAATGTTCACTCTGCAACAAACTGGGTGTTTGCAGGGACAGCTGGGATGTTTCTTTATATTGCACTTGTTGACATG TTACCCGAGCTGACATCTCCTTCGGTCAGCCCCGGAACAGCTTCCATGACTACTCTACTAGTTCAAGTTATAGGTATCTGTATTGGAATTTCCATTATGCTACTTATTGCACTCTACGAACATGAACTCCACTCCATCGTCAGCTGA